One genomic region from Dehalobacter restrictus DSM 9455 encodes:
- a CDS encoding putative holin-like toxin: MEVYQTLTLMISFGTLVVLILSFHKRK; encoded by the coding sequence ATGGAAGTATATCAAACATTAACACTGATGATATCCTTCGGAACATTGGTGGTTTTGATACTTTCTTTCCACAAACGGAAATAG